Proteins from a single region of Platichthys flesus chromosome 16, fPlaFle2.1, whole genome shotgun sequence:
- the lasp1 gene encoding LIM and SH3 domain protein 1 isoform X2, giving the protein MNPLCGRCNRVVYPTEKVNCLDKYWHKGCFSCEVCKMTLNMKNYKGFDKKPYCNAHYPKTNFTSVADTPENLRLQQQTKMQSHVRYREDFEKNKGKCFSSVADTPEIQRVKKSQDNISNIKYHEDFEKAKLGKDAPQPQSGHSPAAFQPPAASQNNYDAPSESVGQAAGGPATGSGKKYRAVYDYAAADEDEVSFVDGDVILDVHQIDEGWMYGRVERTGQQGMLPANYVEAI; this is encoded by the exons ATGAATCCGCTGTGTGGCAGATGTAACCGAGTCGTTTACCCCACGGAAAAAGTGAACTGTCTGGACAAG TACTGGCATAAAGGATGCTTCAGCTGCGAGGTCTGCAAAATGACTCTAAACATGAAGAATTACAAAGGCTTCGATAAGAAGCCATACTGCAATGC ACACTACCCCAAGACAAATTTTACCTCTGTGGCTGACACTCCAGAGAACCTCCGCCTCCAACAGCAGACAAAGATGCAGAGCCAT GTTCGCTACAGGGAGGATTTTGAGAAgaataaaggaaaatgtttcAGCTCGGTCGCAGACACACCGGAGATCCAGAGAGTTAAGAAATCGCAAGACAATATCAGCAAC ATTAAGTATCATGAGGACTTTGAGAAGGCTAAGTTGGGCAAAGATGCCCCACAGCCCCAAAGTGGCCACAGCCCAg CAGCTTTCCAGCCCCCTGCAGCATCTCAGAACAACTATGATGCTCCTTCTGAATCAGTGGGCCAGGCAGCTGGTGGCCCAGCTACCGGTTCTGGG AAAAAATACAGGGCCGTGTACGActatgctgctgctgatgaggaTGAGGTGTCCTTCGTGGACGGAGATGTGATCTTGGACGTACATCAGATCGACGAGGGCTGGATGTACGGGCGCGTGGAACGCACCGGCCAGCAGGGCATGCTGCCTGCCAACTACGTGGAGGCCATCTGA
- the lasp1 gene encoding LIM and SH3 domain protein 1 isoform X1: protein MNPLCGRCNRVVYPTEKVNCLDKYWHKGCFSCEVCKMTLNMKNYKGFDKKPYCNAHYPKTNFTSVADTPENLRLQQQTKMQSHVRYREDFEKNKGKCFSSVADTPEIQRVKKSQDNISNIKYHEDFEKAKLGKDAPQPQSGHSPAAAFQPPAASQNNYDAPSESVGQAAGGPATGSGKKYRAVYDYAAADEDEVSFVDGDVILDVHQIDEGWMYGRVERTGQQGMLPANYVEAI from the exons ATGAATCCGCTGTGTGGCAGATGTAACCGAGTCGTTTACCCCACGGAAAAAGTGAACTGTCTGGACAAG TACTGGCATAAAGGATGCTTCAGCTGCGAGGTCTGCAAAATGACTCTAAACATGAAGAATTACAAAGGCTTCGATAAGAAGCCATACTGCAATGC ACACTACCCCAAGACAAATTTTACCTCTGTGGCTGACACTCCAGAGAACCTCCGCCTCCAACAGCAGACAAAGATGCAGAGCCAT GTTCGCTACAGGGAGGATTTTGAGAAgaataaaggaaaatgtttcAGCTCGGTCGCAGACACACCGGAGATCCAGAGAGTTAAGAAATCGCAAGACAATATCAGCAAC ATTAAGTATCATGAGGACTTTGAGAAGGCTAAGTTGGGCAAAGATGCCCCACAGCCCCAAAGTGGCCACAGCCCAg CAGCAGCTTTCCAGCCCCCTGCAGCATCTCAGAACAACTATGATGCTCCTTCTGAATCAGTGGGCCAGGCAGCTGGTGGCCCAGCTACCGGTTCTGGG AAAAAATACAGGGCCGTGTACGActatgctgctgctgatgaggaTGAGGTGTCCTTCGTGGACGGAGATGTGATCTTGGACGTACATCAGATCGACGAGGGCTGGATGTACGGGCGCGTGGAACGCACCGGCCAGCAGGGCATGCTGCCTGCCAACTACGTGGAGGCCATCTGA